A part of Candidatus Electrothrix aestuarii genomic DNA contains:
- a CDS encoding PAS domain-containing protein, with amino-acid sequence MEESKRNTEDLLAEIHFLKGKLAELEAVQQDKQRIEKELQRSNEILNMLINNIPSQVFWKNRALIYTGCNKAFAGIVGMNTPAEVIGKSDYDLSRDATHANSYREWDKRIMDSGEPVLDLEESYHNSDGSEGTVLTSKVPLQDHKGNVYGILGICTDISERKKIELENETLIEGLTKAISEVRTLEGLLPICSNCKKIRDDQGYWNQIEHFIAEHSDAEFSHSICQDCALKLYPELVDERGNFLRP; translated from the coding sequence ATGGAAGAAAGCAAAAGAAACACTGAGGATCTCCTTGCGGAAATACATTTCCTGAAGGGAAAACTTGCTGAGCTGGAAGCTGTCCAACAAGATAAACAAAGAATTGAGAAGGAGCTTCAGCGATCTAACGAAATTCTCAATATGTTGATCAACAACATACCCAGCCAGGTCTTCTGGAAGAACCGAGCCCTGATCTACACAGGGTGCAACAAAGCCTTTGCAGGTATAGTCGGCATGAACACCCCTGCTGAAGTGATAGGAAAGTCAGATTATGATCTTTCCAGGGATGCCACCCATGCAAACTCGTACAGGGAATGGGACAAGAGGATTATGGATAGCGGCGAACCTGTCCTTGATCTGGAGGAATCCTACCATAATTCAGACGGCAGTGAAGGAACCGTCCTGACCAGCAAAGTCCCGCTTCAGGACCATAAAGGTAATGTCTATGGAATCCTGGGGATCTGCACGGATATATCAGAGCGAAAAAAAATTGAGCTGGAAAACGAGACGCTCATTGAGGGTCTCACCAAGGCGATTTCCGAGGTAAGAACCCTGGAGGGCTTGCTCCCCATCTGTTCAAACTGCAAAAAGATACGGGATGATCAGGGTTATTGGAATCAGATTGAACACTTCATCGCGGAGCACTCTGATGCGGAATTCAGCCACAGCATCTGCCAGGACTGCGCCTTAAAGCTCTACCCGGAGCTTGTCGATGAGCGTGGCAACTTTTTACGCCCTTGA
- a CDS encoding NAD(P)H-hydrate dehydratase: MLLLAGAVPVEDLPLLIGPVAYNEKGITIDGHELAINRGNEAMMTSACITCQKYGVDAPIGVVAGDIGKRKGSEAIYKHLAEHLPEMGAKVMTLHYVMPDLKLNKKVLATIDTMEQKPILIADAGSMYVAKAGGDSHYYDVFTPDLGETAFLADDKADHPSFTRGFIFNMEEDVPELIRRAYEGKNATKTMFVKGAIDYVCQDGEIVDTISEPSIETMEPIGGTGDLITGMISGLIYAGVSPVQACRIAGRANRAAGELSRPTPATQVQEILRCLPEALDKVHKDLGL, translated from the coding sequence ATGTTGTTGTTAGCCGGAGCAGTTCCTGTCGAAGATCTGCCTCTTCTGATAGGACCTGTTGCCTATAATGAGAAGGGAATAACTATTGATGGCCACGAGCTTGCCATTAATCGCGGCAATGAGGCCATGATGACCTCTGCCTGCATTACCTGTCAAAAATACGGGGTGGATGCCCCTATCGGCGTTGTGGCCGGAGATATCGGGAAACGCAAGGGAAGCGAAGCCATCTATAAGCACCTTGCTGAGCATCTTCCGGAAATGGGCGCCAAGGTTATGACCCTGCATTATGTCATGCCCGATCTGAAGCTGAACAAAAAGGTCCTGGCCACCATTGATACAATGGAGCAGAAGCCAATTTTGATCGCTGATGCAGGTAGCATGTATGTGGCTAAGGCCGGTGGGGATTCCCATTATTATGATGTGTTTACCCCGGACTTGGGAGAGACTGCTTTTCTGGCCGATGATAAAGCCGATCACCCCAGCTTTACCCGGGGCTTTATCTTTAATATGGAAGAAGATGTACCGGAGTTGATTCGTCGCGCCTACGAGGGCAAGAACGCCACCAAGACCATGTTTGTCAAAGGGGCGATTGATTATGTCTGCCAGGACGGGGAGATCGTTGATACCATCAGCGAGCCCAGTATCGAGACGATGGAGCCCATTGGTGGCACTGGCGATCTCATCACCGGGATGATCAGTGGTTTGATTTATGCGGGTGTCAGCCCTGTACAGGCCTGCCGGATTGCCGGACGGGCGAATCGGGCTGCGGGTGAGTTATCTCGACCAACCCCGGCAACCCAGGTGCAGGAAATCCTGCGTTGCCTTCCCGAGGCCCTGGATAAGGTACATAAGGATTTGGGCTTGTAA
- a CDS encoding DUF3343 domain-containing protein gives MKWFKKKETPSEEKSAQEETDSQAVTRGLLIFAHPTTVIDVEHILRDEGYEIRVVSPPPSYRTGCDLSVEFPMEAEAAITELLNTAHLTPLDVVPITCEGMEPLHFVRKKWYGDKYLMVRAANMKITVDVETKIIVNISGGGCPDVPYLATALIGQHISEAPDLTEVGFSLCAYSLNTAREELVREIGA, from the coding sequence ATGAAATGGTTTAAAAAAAAGGAGACACCTTCTGAGGAGAAGTCTGCTCAGGAGGAAACAGACAGTCAAGCTGTCACCCGTGGTTTGCTTATCTTTGCCCATCCGACAACGGTTATTGATGTTGAACACATCCTGCGGGACGAAGGGTATGAAATTCGGGTTGTGAGCCCGCCGCCATCCTACCGGACTGGCTGTGACCTCAGTGTGGAATTCCCTATGGAAGCGGAAGCCGCCATTACCGAGCTGTTGAATACCGCCCACCTTACGCCTCTGGATGTGGTTCCGATTACCTGCGAGGGAATGGAGCCGCTCCATTTTGTTCGCAAGAAATGGTACGGTGATAAATATCTTATGGTCAGGGCGGCGAATATGAAGATTACCGTTGATGTTGAGACCAAGATTATCGTCAATATTTCCGGTGGTGGTTGTCCTGATGTGCCCTATCTGGCAACAGCACTCATCGGTCAGCATATCAGCGAGGCCCCTGATCTCACCGAGGTGGGTTTTTCTCTCTGTGCCTACTCATTGAACACTGCCCGGGAAGAGCTGGTCCGGGAAATAGGAGCATAA
- a CDS encoding glycosyltransferase family 1 protein, whose amino-acid sequence MRIGINTLFLVPGDVGGTEIYLRRNLFAMVEESPRDVFVLFTTRDNEELFRDELKGFPNVEYIQLPLRAAIRPLRIIYEQLLLPWYVWKSKVMILWSPGYTAPALSPCPQVVTVHDLQYKSHPDDLSSLERITLDALVRVACRQCETVIAVSEFSKEEILRYGFARKERVRAVLEGVEPDFACPVKEEDVVELPVEGKPYILCVAHTYPHKQVHLLIEAFSLLADKVPHHLVIVGKARRGETQVQESLAACPARARVHRLAGLEYTGLRSLYQGADVFVLPSEYEGFGLPVLEGLLAGVPVVTMKKASLPEVGGNCAVYVQESSPESFARAILATVEKTPAERELMVIQGRAWAQGFTWKKSAQATIRVFRLG is encoded by the coding sequence ATGCGTATTGGAATCAATACCCTGTTCCTTGTGCCAGGGGATGTAGGGGGCACAGAAATTTATCTCCGCCGTAATCTTTTTGCGATGGTGGAAGAAAGTCCCCGAGATGTCTTTGTTCTGTTTACCACACGAGATAATGAAGAACTTTTTCGTGATGAACTGAAGGGCTTCCCCAATGTGGAGTATATTCAGTTGCCCTTGCGGGCCGCGATCAGGCCGCTACGGATCATTTATGAACAGCTGCTCTTGCCTTGGTATGTCTGGAAGAGCAAGGTGATGATCCTTTGGTCTCCCGGTTATACCGCACCAGCCCTCAGTCCTTGCCCGCAGGTTGTGACGGTTCATGATCTCCAGTACAAAAGTCATCCTGATGATCTGAGTTCTTTAGAGCGTATCACCCTGGATGCTCTGGTGCGGGTGGCTTGTCGACAATGTGAGACGGTTATCGCTGTTTCAGAATTCTCCAAAGAAGAAATACTCCGTTACGGTTTTGCTCGGAAGGAAAGGGTTCGAGCGGTCCTTGAGGGAGTAGAACCGGATTTTGCCTGCCCTGTCAAGGAAGAGGATGTCGTGGAGCTGCCAGTCGAGGGGAAACCGTATATCCTTTGTGTGGCACACACCTATCCGCATAAGCAGGTGCATTTGCTGATCGAGGCCTTTTCTCTCCTTGCTGACAAGGTTCCTCATCATTTGGTCATCGTAGGGAAGGCAAGACGAGGAGAGACGCAGGTGCAGGAGAGCCTTGCAGCCTGTCCGGCAAGGGCGCGGGTCCACCGTCTTGCCGGGTTAGAATACACGGGCCTACGTTCCTTGTATCAAGGGGCAGATGTCTTTGTGCTGCCGTCGGAGTATGAGGGCTTTGGTCTGCCGGTTCTGGAAGGGCTTCTAGCCGGAGTGCCCGTGGTTACCATGAAGAAGGCCTCCTTACCTGAAGTTGGGGGGAATTGTGCTGTCTATGTACAAGAAAGCTCCCCTGAGTCCTTTGCCAGGGCTATTCTCGCGACTGTCGAAAAAACTCCAGCTGAACGGGAATTGATGGTTATTCAGGGACGAGCCTGGGCCCAAGGATTTACCTGGAAAAAGTCAGCCCAGGCAACCATTCGTGTTTTTCGTTTGGGATAG
- a CDS encoding glycosyltransferase family 2 protein — MRFSIITPSYNSALYLEQTIESVLRQQEGEGVSLEYIVVDGGSTDGSQKIIAQYAEYITHTIIEPDTGPANAINKGLRLASGDVIAWLNADDLYYPRTLERVRQALECRPAAAFCFGACPIVDEQGKEIRAGITRFKEFFYPFSSRFTYQCINYLSQPAMFFRRQAVDRAGLLSENMVAAWDYDFILRLWHFGDAVQVAGAPLSAFRWHEGSISGQNFQTQFQEEYLAAQVDAGVLSLQTVLHFFVRWGIVGAYSAMAQLRARGQQKDFQKNQG; from the coding sequence ATGCGTTTTTCCATTATTACTCCAAGCTATAATAGTGCCCTCTATCTGGAGCAGACTATTGAGAGTGTCCTCCGACAACAGGAAGGGGAGGGCGTTTCTCTGGAATATATAGTGGTGGATGGCGGGAGTACGGACGGTTCGCAGAAGATTATTGCCCAATATGCGGAGTACATCACCCATACGATAATCGAGCCTGATACTGGTCCGGCCAATGCGATTAATAAAGGCTTGCGGCTGGCAAGTGGTGATGTCATTGCCTGGTTGAATGCCGACGACCTCTATTATCCCCGTACCTTAGAACGGGTTCGTCAGGCTTTAGAATGTCGCCCGGCAGCAGCCTTTTGTTTTGGTGCTTGTCCTATCGTGGATGAACAGGGAAAGGAAATTCGGGCAGGTATTACCCGTTTTAAGGAGTTCTTTTATCCATTTTCCTCTCGTTTCACCTATCAATGCATTAATTATCTCTCTCAACCGGCCATGTTTTTTCGTCGTCAGGCTGTGGATAGAGCAGGGTTGTTGTCGGAAAACATGGTAGCAGCCTGGGATTACGATTTTATTCTCCGTCTCTGGCATTTTGGTGATGCGGTTCAGGTAGCAGGGGCACCTTTATCTGCCTTTCGTTGGCATGAGGGATCCATCAGTGGGCAGAATTTTCAGACCCAGTTTCAGGAAGAATACCTGGCTGCTCAGGTCGATGCTGGTGTATTGAGCTTGCAGACTGTGCTGCATTTTTTTGTGCGCTGGGGGATTGTCGGGGCATACAGTGCAATGGCGCAGTTGCGGGCAAGAGGGCAGCAAAAAGATTTTCAGAAAAATCAGGGGTAG
- a CDS encoding HAD family hydrolase, with product MSRDRLVTWTIGKDRPETVGEYLLQQADAGVRYFCFDYFDTLVVREIEPEYTKQLAAKLHSQLLNNLISPEQLYALRQQLERELCVQSEAAGGELEFYLHTFVPPYRAALQQELGDIPPLRDAALFAQRILSIETVVERAVQQPCEESIQVLVWLRNQGMTTVLISDFYLPSPWFHVMLESMGIRNYFDHFYISADHGVAKSSGRLYQKVCAELGCTPKQMLMIGDNLTSDVTRPDDLGMQSLYLVNPQQKTLYRCWKPEMLSESTRVRQRFGQAVSQEGVFKEISTTLWYFTHKLLENVLEKKVQDVVFFSKEGEFLKKLFDRMQDDLFGSRVIRSHYLLVSRKATFLASLRPLAGEDFARLFAYYRDIAPRDFLLSLNFEESLARSLCAEIGIDYEARVPNLAGSAEFARLLAADSFQQVYEERRLQQRSNFLVYLDSLGIPYEQEGLTIVDVGWKGSIQDNVYNILEGRVALQGYFAGFLRAAEPQEKNQKQGLLFDNTRHLPHFNVYNNNRSLFEMMLGASHGSADGYFTPEQFAQLPDDHQREVRERVRWVGPVGMAGVVEPENKEVLVATLDLPKERKLFAEKIQPLQEQFFGDVCLLNQAFLRSGCTVPDPEWFARRHARMVFTPTNEEIEFFERLYHLENFGVFEYTDFCTDTHLTLKDRYRNFINMRKNPAILEMGTWPPIILRRLGLDFYRHINGYRRYRREFPS from the coding sequence ATGAGCAGAGATAGGCTCGTTACCTGGACAATAGGAAAGGACCGTCCGGAGACCGTCGGTGAATATCTCCTGCAACAGGCGGATGCCGGGGTCCGGTATTTCTGCTTTGATTATTTCGATACCTTGGTCGTCCGCGAAATTGAGCCGGAATACACCAAGCAGCTTGCTGCCAAGCTCCATAGTCAGCTGCTGAATAATCTCATCTCCCCAGAACAGCTCTATGCTCTGCGTCAGCAGTTAGAGCGAGAACTCTGTGTGCAGAGCGAGGCCGCTGGTGGCGAGCTGGAATTCTATCTGCACACCTTTGTTCCTCCCTATCGTGCTGCCTTGCAGCAGGAACTGGGAGATATCCCCCCGCTGCGAGATGCCGCCCTTTTTGCCCAACGGATTTTGTCCATAGAAACCGTGGTGGAGAGAGCAGTACAGCAGCCCTGTGAGGAGAGCATCCAGGTCCTTGTCTGGTTGCGGAATCAGGGAATGACCACCGTGCTCATCTCGGATTTTTATCTGCCTAGCCCCTGGTTCCACGTCATGCTTGAAAGCATGGGCATTCGCAACTACTTTGATCATTTTTATATCTCGGCGGATCATGGCGTGGCCAAAAGCTCCGGGAGGTTGTATCAGAAGGTCTGTGCGGAGCTGGGATGTACGCCGAAGCAGATGCTGATGATCGGAGATAATCTCACTTCCGACGTGACACGGCCTGATGACCTGGGGATGCAGTCTCTATATCTTGTTAACCCACAGCAGAAGACATTATACCGGTGCTGGAAGCCGGAGATGCTGAGCGAATCCACCAGGGTGCGGCAGCGTTTTGGTCAGGCTGTTTCTCAGGAAGGGGTGTTTAAGGAGATCAGCACAACGCTTTGGTATTTCACCCACAAGCTGCTGGAAAACGTACTGGAGAAGAAAGTCCAGGATGTTGTCTTCTTTTCCAAGGAAGGGGAGTTTCTGAAAAAACTCTTTGATCGGATGCAGGATGATCTCTTTGGTTCTCGGGTGATCCGTTCCCATTATCTTCTGGTTTCCCGCAAGGCCACCTTCCTTGCCTCTTTGCGCCCCTTGGCAGGAGAGGATTTTGCGCGCCTGTTCGCCTATTATCGAGATATAGCACCTCGGGATTTTTTGCTGAGTCTGAATTTTGAAGAGTCCCTGGCCCGCTCACTTTGTGCTGAGATCGGTATTGATTATGAGGCTCGGGTGCCCAATCTTGCCGGGAGCGCTGAGTTTGCACGTCTGCTTGCTGCGGATTCCTTTCAGCAGGTCTACGAAGAACGGAGGCTACAGCAGCGGAGTAACTTCCTGGTCTATCTTGACTCTCTGGGGATCCCCTATGAACAGGAGGGGCTGACTATTGTTGATGTGGGCTGGAAGGGCTCTATTCAGGATAATGTCTATAATATCCTGGAAGGACGTGTTGCTCTCCAGGGCTATTTTGCTGGCTTTTTGAGAGCAGCAGAGCCACAGGAAAAGAATCAAAAGCAGGGTCTCCTGTTCGACAATACCCGACATCTCCCCCATTTTAATGTCTATAATAATAATCGCTCTCTGTTTGAGATGATGCTCGGTGCCTCCCACGGCAGTGCGGACGGTTATTTCACCCCAGAGCAGTTTGCACAATTGCCGGATGACCACCAACGGGAAGTCAGAGAGCGTGTGAGATGGGTGGGGCCTGTCGGGATGGCAGGAGTTGTGGAGCCTGAAAACAAAGAAGTGCTGGTCGCTACACTGGATTTGCCTAAAGAGCGAAAGCTCTTTGCTGAGAAGATTCAGCCCTTGCAGGAGCAGTTTTTTGGAGATGTCTGCCTGTTGAATCAGGCCTTTTTACGCTCAGGCTGTACTGTTCCTGACCCGGAGTGGTTTGCCCGCCGTCATGCCCGCATGGTTTTTACTCCGACCAATGAAGAAATAGAATTCTTTGAGCGTCTTTATCATTTGGAAAATTTCGGTGTCTTTGAATATACTGACTTCTGCACAGATACCCATCTCACCCTGAAAGATCGGTATCGTAATTTTATCAATATGCGGAAGAACCCCGCCATCCTGGAAATGGGAACCTGGCCTCCGATTATCCTGCGTCGTCTTGGCCTGGATTTCTATCGCCATATTAACGGGTACAGGCGCTATCGCCGAGAGTTTCCTTCTTAA
- a CDS encoding nucleotidyltransferase domain-containing protein encodes MENILTELNPYKAVLFGSYAYGEVGDDSDIDLIVVLDKDGIPKDFDERVANYSSVKKYFTFLKRKVPMDLIVYTRQEWDNFMKADNSFTREVLEKGEVLV; translated from the coding sequence ATTGAAAATATTCTGACCGAGCTGAATCCGTATAAAGCCGTACTGTTCGGTTCGTATGCGTACGGAGAAGTCGGCGACGACAGCGATATAGATTTAATCGTGGTGCTGGATAAAGACGGTATACCGAAGGATTTTGACGAAAGAGTCGCGAATTATTCTTCGGTAAAAAAATATTTCACTTTTTTAAAACGTAAGGTTCCTATGGATCTGATCGTGTATACAAGGCAGGAATGGGATAATTTTATGAAAGCTGATAACTCTTTCACCAGAGAAGTGCTGGAAAAGGGGGAAGTTCTGGTATGA
- a CDS encoding DUF86 domain-containing protein encodes MSERTGSDFLSHIREALQRITAYTETMSSSDFFEDIKTQDAVSRNLEIIGEATKNLAGMRDRLIHQYFGVNLDIVWDVAKKELPQLLLHIRNIEKVLQDEDKKGK; translated from the coding sequence ATGTCTGAAAGAACGGGCAGCGACTTTTTGAGTCATATCAGAGAGGCGTTGCAGCGAATAACTGCCTATACTGAAACAATGAGCAGTAGTGATTTCTTTGAGGATATAAAAACACAGGATGCCGTTAGCCGAAACCTTGAGATTATAGGAGAGGCCACGAAAAATCTTGCCGGAATGAGAGACCGGCTTATTCATCAGTATTTCGGCGTGAATCTTGATATCGTCTGGGATGTTGCAAAGAAAGAATTGCCGCAACTGCTTCTGCATATACGCAACATTGAAAAGGTGTTGCAGGATGAGGACAAAAAAGGAAAGTAA
- a CDS encoding nucleotidyltransferase family protein yields the protein MLTKEKITEILQGKYPYLMAEYGVKRLGLFGSYARGEQTEESDVDLVAEFERPIGLRFVEFTEYLENILGKKADVLTLEGVRRITVKRIARDIERSIIYV from the coding sequence ATGCTGACGAAAGAAAAGATTACTGAAATTCTCCAAGGAAAATATCCCTATCTTATGGCAGAGTACGGCGTAAAAAGGCTGGGCCTGTTCGGTTCTTATGCCAGGGGCGAGCAGACAGAAGAAAGCGATGTTGACCTTGTGGCGGAATTTGAACGCCCGATCGGTCTCCGATTCGTCGAGTTTACAGAGTATCTTGAGAATATTCTGGGAAAGAAGGCCGACGTTCTGACGCTGGAAGGTGTACGAAGGATAACCGTGAAAAGAATCGCCCGGGATATTGAGCGGAGCATTATTTATGTCTGA
- a CDS encoding toxin-antitoxin system HicB family antitoxin — translation MALKNDHYTYRVTWSAEDEEYVGLCAEFPSLSWLATSPESALKGIRKTVKSVVDDMVANNEKIPRPIASKNYSGKFMVRVPPEVHRDLAIQAAESGVSINRLVSSRLIN, via the coding sequence ATGGCGTTAAAAAATGATCATTATACATATAGAGTTACTTGGTCTGCAGAAGATGAAGAGTATGTCGGTTTATGTGCTGAGTTTCCAAGCTTAAGTTGGCTCGCTACATCTCCGGAATCGGCACTCAAAGGTATTCGAAAAACTGTCAAATCTGTTGTTGATGATATGGTAGCAAATAATGAAAAAATTCCACGACCAATTGCCTCAAAGAATTACAGTGGTAAATTTATGGTTCGTGTTCCACCGGAAGTTCATAGAGATTTAGCAATACAAGCTGCAGAGTCAGGAGTAAGTATCAATAGACTCGTTAGTTCAAGACTTATTAACTGA
- a CDS encoding toxin HicA, which yields MSKIEKILFDINKNPNDVKFTDLCKICDFYFGKARQSGSSHRIYKTPWQGDPRVNIQNKKGKAKAYQVKQVLKAIEKLEVKNGVKK from the coding sequence ATGAGCAAAATAGAAAAAATTCTGTTTGATATTAACAAAAATCCAAATGATGTGAAGTTCACAGATTTATGCAAAATTTGTGATTTTTATTTTGGTAAAGCACGCCAATCTGGTAGCAGTCATCGGATCTACAAAACACCTTGGCAAGGAGATCCTAGAGTAAATATTCAGAATAAAAAAGGTAAAGCAAAAGCATACCAGGTTAAGCAAGTGCTGAAAGCTATTGAAAAGTTGGAGGTAAAAAATGGCGTTAAAAAATGA
- a CDS encoding nucleotidyltransferase family protein: MLTKEKITEILQGKYPYLMAEYGVKRLGLFGSYARGEQTEESDVDLVAEFERLIGLRFVEFTEYLEDIPGKKADVLTRQALVSRW; encoded by the coding sequence ATGCTGACGAAAGAAAAGATTACTGAAATTCTCCAAGGAAAATATCCCTATCTTATGGCAGAGTACGGCGTAAAAAGGCTGGGCCTGTTCGGTTCTTATGCCAGGGGCGAGCAGACGGAAGAAAGCGATGTTGACCTTGTGGCGGAATTTGAACGCCTGATCGGTCTCCGATTCGTCGAGTTTACAGAGTATCTTGAGGATATTCCGGGAAAGAAGGCCGACGTTCTGACGCGGCAAGCTCTGGTGAGCCGCTGGTGA